Proteins encoded together in one Chryseobacterium sp. G0201 window:
- a CDS encoding Maf family protein, translating to MKLLLASQSPRRKELLSSLGFDFEVVKIDCEEILPENIEIGEAAAYLSELKANAFRNLVDDEVLLTSDTVVAIDNQILGKPKNEADAKKMLQQLSGTTHQVYTGITIKTLSKTITETDVADVELDEISDEEIDFYIKNYKPFDKAGSYGIQEWLGMAKIKKLSGSYYAIMGLPTHLVYKILKEI from the coding sequence ATGAAATTACTATTAGCATCACAATCTCCAAGGAGAAAAGAACTTTTATCAAGTTTAGGATTCGATTTTGAGGTTGTAAAAATAGATTGTGAAGAAATCTTACCCGAAAATATTGAGATAGGAGAGGCCGCTGCTTATTTATCTGAATTAAAAGCAAATGCGTTCAGAAATCTTGTGGACGATGAAGTTTTACTGACATCAGATACAGTTGTTGCTATTGATAATCAAATCCTTGGGAAGCCGAAAAATGAAGCTGATGCAAAAAAAATGTTGCAACAATTATCTGGAACGACGCATCAAGTTTATACAGGAATTACCATTAAAACTTTATCTAAAACTATCACAGAAACAGATGTTGCCGATGTAGAGCTTGATGAAATTTCGGATGAAGAAATAGATTTTTACATTAAAAATTACAAACCTTTTGACAAAGCAGGAAGCTACGGCATCCAGGAATGGCTTGGAATGGCGAAAATTAAAAAACTATCAGGCAGCTATTATGCCATCATGGGACTTCCTACTCATTTGGTTTACAAAATTTTGAAAGAAATATAA
- a CDS encoding RNA polymerase sigma factor yields the protein MKIKDAEIITLMENPRTQEKGVRVLMDAYQSRLYWHIRRIIVDGDLAQDTLQETFIKAYQNFHQFKNDSQLYTWLYRIATNEALQQVNKLKKMQKTDEDPEYYMQNLIADNVSSDAEEIQILLQSAIQSLPEKQKLVFMMRYYDDLPYEEISKIVDMSVGTLKTNYHYAKQKIEEYIKENYEK from the coding sequence ATGAAGATTAAGGACGCGGAAATTATTACGCTGATGGAAAACCCACGAACTCAGGAGAAAGGAGTTCGCGTGTTGATGGATGCTTATCAAAGTAGATTGTATTGGCATATAAGAAGGATCATTGTGGATGGTGACCTTGCACAGGATACATTGCAGGAAACATTCATTAAAGCATATCAGAATTTTCATCAGTTCAAAAATGATAGTCAGTTGTATACCTGGCTGTACAGAATCGCAACCAACGAAGCATTACAGCAGGTAAATAAGCTAAAGAAAATGCAGAAGACTGATGAAGATCCGGAATATTATATGCAGAATCTTATTGCAGACAATGTATCAAGTGATGCAGAAGAGATACAAATATTGTTACAGAGTGCTATACAAAGCCTGCCCGAAAAGCAGAAACTGGTATTTATGATGCGGTATTATGACGATTTGCCTTACGAAGAAATATCTAAAATTGTAGATATGTCGGTAGGGACTTTGAAAACAAATTATCATTATGCCAAGCAGAAAATAGAAGAATATATAAAGGAAAATTACGAAAAATAA
- the tsaB gene encoding tRNA (adenosine(37)-N6)-threonylcarbamoyltransferase complex dimerization subunit type 1 TsaB → MKILYLETSSKNCSVAISDNDKLLCVCEEVSDNYKQSESLHTFVEWALEGAGISMKEIQAVSLGKGPGSYTGLRIGASSAKGFCYGLKIPLVAVNSLDTMIEPFLDQNYDYIIPLIDARRMEVYTAVYDGKNGKELSQTEAKILDETSFEEFKDKKVLFVGDGAKKAQEIIQLPNADFNETIYPSAQYLVKKTLEKIENKEFEDIAYFEPFYLKDFHGVKKKKSPDSI, encoded by the coding sequence ATGAAAATTTTATACCTCGAAACATCTTCAAAAAACTGTTCTGTAGCAATTTCAGACAATGATAAGTTATTGTGCGTTTGCGAAGAAGTTTCAGATAATTATAAGCAGTCAGAAAGTCTGCACACTTTTGTAGAATGGGCTTTGGAAGGTGCTGGAATCTCCATGAAAGAGATTCAGGCGGTGTCTTTAGGAAAAGGTCCGGGTTCTTACACCGGATTAAGAATTGGCGCTTCTTCAGCAAAAGGTTTTTGTTATGGATTAAAGATTCCATTGGTTGCAGTTAATTCTCTTGACACAATGATAGAGCCTTTTTTAGACCAAAACTATGATTATATCATTCCATTGATCGATGCAAGAAGAATGGAGGTTTATACGGCCGTTTATGACGGCAAAAACGGAAAAGAACTTTCCCAGACTGAAGCAAAGATTCTAGATGAAACTTCTTTTGAAGAATTTAAAGATAAAAAAGTATTGTTTGTAGGAGACGGAGCTAAAAAAGCACAGGAAATTATACAGCTTCCGAATGCTGATTTTAATGAGACCATCTACCCTTCTGCACAATATTTAGTAAAGAAAACATTAGAAAAAATTGAAAATAAGGAGTTTGAAGATATTGCTTATTTCGAACCATTTTATTTGAAAGATTTTCATGGAGTAAAGAAAAAGAAATCACCTGATTCTATTTAA
- a CDS encoding Rossmann-like and DUF2520 domain-containing protein — MQIVIIGSGNVAYHLAKAFVLNNIPLTQIFGRNEKDLNKISEELKIPFSTEKLEDADLYIICVSDSSVENVSKLITKKDCLVVHTSGSLPKEILLGAYRKSSFYPLQTFSKSKELNYEKIPFFIETENEEDKKILFEIASKISKNVMESTHEKRKYIHLTAVFACNFVNHLFSRAKEISDSQEIPFDYFLPLIDETVQKIHEIEPKSAQTGPAVRNDARILQLHEQLLKDESLEIYKTMNHSIKKMYEL, encoded by the coding sequence ATGCAAATTGTAATTATCGGTTCCGGAAATGTTGCCTATCATCTGGCAAAAGCTTTTGTTCTGAATAACATTCCATTAACTCAGATTTTTGGAAGGAACGAAAAGGATTTAAATAAAATTTCCGAAGAATTAAAAATTCCTTTCTCAACAGAAAAATTGGAAGATGCAGATCTGTATATTATTTGTGTAAGTGATAGTTCTGTAGAAAATGTTTCTAAATTAATCACTAAAAAAGATTGTTTGGTTGTACATACTTCAGGTTCATTGCCCAAGGAAATTCTATTAGGAGCGTACAGAAAATCAAGCTTTTATCCTTTACAGACTTTTTCTAAATCTAAAGAACTGAATTATGAAAAAATTCCTTTTTTCATAGAAACAGAAAATGAAGAAGATAAAAAAATTCTTTTTGAAATTGCTTCTAAAATTTCCAAGAATGTAATGGAAAGTACACATGAGAAAAGAAAATACATTCATCTCACGGCTGTTTTTGCTTGTAATTTTGTGAATCATCTTTTTTCAAGAGCGAAAGAAATTTCAGATTCTCAGGAGATTCCATTTGATTATTTTTTACCGTTAATTGACGAAACTGTTCAGAAAATTCATGAAATTGAACCTAAATCAGCCCAAACCGGTCCGGCAGTAAGAAATGATGCACGTATTTTGCAATTGCATGAACAATTATTGAAAGATGAAAGTCTGGAGATCTATAAAACAATGAATCATTCTATTAAAAAAATGTATGAGTTATAA
- a CDS encoding KdsC family phosphatase, with protein MSYKEKLKDIKAFVFDVDGVFTDGSVYLMPGGNMSRVMNVLDGYAVVKALKNNYLIGVITGGNDEMVKHRINYLGIQDYYPKSHDKMVDFEDFKSKYNLKNEEILTMGDDLPDIHMMEASAIATCPENAVPEVKGISDYISPKQGGSGAVRDVIEQVMKVQGNWHEDNTQSI; from the coding sequence ATGAGTTATAAAGAGAAATTAAAAGATATAAAAGCATTTGTATTTGATGTAGACGGCGTTTTCACAGATGGAAGCGTTTATCTGATGCCCGGAGGAAATATGTCGAGAGTTATGAATGTCTTAGATGGTTATGCAGTCGTTAAAGCCTTAAAAAACAATTATTTAATAGGAGTAATTACCGGCGGAAACGATGAAATGGTAAAACACAGAATTAATTATCTTGGAATTCAGGATTATTACCCAAAATCACACGACAAAATGGTTGACTTTGAAGATTTTAAATCAAAATACAATCTTAAAAACGAAGAAATTTTAACGATGGGAGACGATCTTCCGGATATTCATATGATGGAAGCTTCTGCTATTGCCACCTGTCCGGAAAATGCCGTTCCTGAAGTAAAGGGAATTTCTGATTATATTTCGCCAAAACAAGGTGGAAGCGGAGCCGTACGCGATGTCATTGAGCAGGTAATGAAAGTTCAGGGAAATTGGCATGAAGATAACACCCAATCTATTTAA
- a CDS encoding tetratricopeptide repeat protein — translation MKKNILFLLVACIVLSCGSKPKRPEQRSKFMKGFSTYYNTLFNAKDALNSEFTSRDKAHKDNFYAPYIPILTYEDQPLGSDLGQSSAFAENTMKIAEVNNPPSRNAAGRAPGAPPGAPPGMPGGLNGGNPNGQSEQSDQPENKGATVLEIAEAKALKAINKYSVIKNGEEKNKKIFDAYIILAQSRIYQNKSVEALDALNYVFTHMKNDKRIPLAKTYQAAAYAQLKDYHKAQEIFAQLKTEDISKDYKKISSIYSAESLLDAGKKEEATKELDNAFELNTNRKLKSRIAFLRGQVLEGLNQNEKARESFMAAYKYANDFEFEVKSQIEIAKTFNGKGDYEGARKYLEDISKKGTYGSRKNEFYYALGLMANKAGKKQEAQDLFKKSLKEKVSDLQVRGLAYYEIGKDYLDKNDYIGAGSYYDSALVAMTYEPSKVLLQEQSINIKKISKNYYLIKKNDSILSLAKMSEAQKTDFFSKHIAKLKIKEEKEELERRRAERAKGFDTGDYSANSIFANSSNGFEDFGTSTKGFYFSNTGTVSKGSSTFKQVWGDRALVDNWRYSKKMATIDDMKNEALGVTSAPNPRRFEPSFYIEQIPTDVGKLDQLKKDRDTASLGLGIMYQNYFTNTPLATKTLYDLVDVKPEEKVMLQALYEIFNMNYEKNPQIAERAKSILLKDYPYTSYAEFARNPKNSTFVKSSEDVQNEYKKAYALFEAEKFAESKAVIEAAIQKYPKDALVPKFSLLNAFNTGKSSGKEVMILQLEQIALNYGKTPEGIKAKEMLNYLKSELSFQETDNKGNTIQKPGTNPLQQPSSMNMNNPGQINNSTNAIPTKPESTTVQPSPSANSAAVLLDESVPPPTQPGNTPGQKPKTQAPAKPK, via the coding sequence ATGAAAAAGAACATTTTATTCCTTTTAGTGGCTTGCATCGTTCTCTCTTGCGGATCAAAACCCAAGAGACCCGAGCAACGATCGAAGTTCATGAAAGGGTTTTCCACATATTATAATACACTATTTAATGCTAAAGATGCTTTAAACAGTGAATTTACGAGTAGAGATAAGGCTCATAAAGATAATTTTTATGCACCTTATATCCCAATTCTTACATACGAAGATCAACCTTTGGGAAGCGATCTTGGGCAATCTTCTGCGTTCGCTGAGAACACTATGAAAATAGCAGAAGTAAATAATCCTCCCAGCAGAAATGCTGCAGGAAGAGCGCCGGGAGCTCCTCCAGGTGCACCTCCGGGTATGCCAGGCGGGCTTAATGGTGGTAACCCAAACGGTCAATCAGAACAAAGCGATCAGCCCGAAAATAAAGGAGCCACAGTTCTAGAAATTGCAGAAGCAAAAGCTTTAAAAGCAATCAATAAATATTCGGTGATCAAAAACGGGGAAGAAAAAAATAAGAAAATCTTCGATGCTTACATCATTCTGGCACAATCAAGAATTTATCAGAACAAATCTGTGGAAGCTCTGGATGCTCTGAACTATGTTTTCACTCATATGAAGAATGACAAAAGGATTCCTTTAGCTAAAACTTATCAAGCTGCAGCATATGCTCAGTTAAAAGATTATCATAAAGCTCAGGAGATTTTCGCTCAATTGAAAACTGAAGATATTAGTAAAGATTATAAAAAAATATCAAGTATTTACTCTGCTGAATCGCTTTTGGATGCAGGAAAAAAAGAAGAAGCTACAAAAGAACTTGATAATGCTTTTGAATTAAACACCAACCGAAAACTGAAAAGCAGAATCGCCTTCTTAAGAGGTCAGGTGTTGGAAGGTTTAAACCAAAATGAAAAAGCAAGAGAAAGCTTTATGGCCGCATACAAATACGCCAATGATTTTGAATTTGAGGTTAAATCCCAGATTGAAATTGCCAAAACTTTTAACGGAAAAGGTGATTATGAAGGCGCCAGAAAGTATTTGGAAGATATCAGTAAAAAAGGAACTTACGGATCCAGAAAGAATGAATTTTATTATGCATTAGGTTTAATGGCCAACAAAGCAGGTAAAAAACAGGAAGCTCAGGATCTTTTCAAGAAATCTTTAAAAGAAAAGGTTTCAGATCTACAGGTTCGTGGTTTGGCTTACTATGAAATAGGAAAGGATTATCTTGATAAGAACGATTATATCGGAGCCGGAAGTTATTATGATTCCGCGCTTGTTGCAATGACTTACGAGCCTTCAAAAGTGCTTTTGCAGGAACAGTCTATCAACATCAAGAAAATATCAAAAAACTATTATCTGATCAAAAAAAATGACAGTATTCTTTCTCTAGCAAAGATGTCTGAAGCTCAAAAAACAGATTTCTTCTCTAAACATATCGCCAAATTAAAAATAAAAGAAGAAAAAGAAGAGCTTGAGAGAAGACGTGCAGAAAGAGCCAAAGGCTTTGATACAGGGGATTACAGTGCCAATTCTATTTTTGCCAATAGTTCTAATGGTTTTGAGGATTTCGGGACAAGTACAAAAGGTTTTTATTTCAGTAATACCGGTACCGTATCTAAAGGATCTTCAACATTTAAACAAGTTTGGGGAGACAGAGCGCTTGTCGATAACTGGCGTTATTCTAAGAAAATGGCAACGATCGATGATATGAAAAACGAGGCGTTGGGCGTTACTTCAGCACCTAATCCCAGACGTTTTGAACCTTCTTTCTATATTGAGCAGATTCCTACTGATGTAGGCAAATTAGACCAGCTTAAGAAGGATAGGGACACTGCTTCTCTAGGTTTGGGTATCATGTATCAGAATTATTTTACCAATACCCCTTTAGCTACAAAAACTTTATATGATCTTGTAGATGTAAAACCTGAAGAAAAAGTAATGCTACAGGCTTTATATGAGATTTTTAACATGAATTATGAAAAAAATCCTCAGATTGCAGAAAGAGCGAAGTCAATTTTGTTAAAAGATTATCCTTACACGTCGTATGCAGAATTTGCCAGAAATCCTAAGAACAGTACTTTTGTAAAATCTTCCGAAGATGTTCAGAATGAATATAAAAAGGCCTACGCGTTATTTGAAGCAGAAAAGTTTGCAGAAAGTAAAGCAGTCATAGAAGCAGCTATTCAGAAATATCCGAAAGATGCTCTGGTACCTAAATTCTCATTATTAAATGCATTTAATACCGGAAAATCAAGTGGAAAAGAGGTAATGATCCTTCAATTGGAACAAATTGCTTTAAATTATGGTAAAACCCCCGAAGGAATCAAAGCGAAAGAAATGCTAAATTATTTAAAGAGTGAGCTTTCTTTCCAGGAAACTGATAATAAAGGAAATACCATCCAGAAACCGGGTACTAACCCGCTACAGCAACCTTCATCGATGAATATGAATAATCCGGGGCAAATAAATAATAGCACGAACGCTATACCAACTAAGCCAGAATCTACAACTGTTCAGCCATCTCCGTCCGCAAATTCTGCTGCAGTGCTTTTAGATGAAAGTGTTCCGCCACCAACTCAACCAGGTAATACACCGGGACAAAAACCAAAAACTCAAGCTCCGGCAAAACCAAAATAA